Proteins from one Dysgonomonas sp. HDW5A genomic window:
- a CDS encoding RNA polymerase sigma factor, producing MEELQLIQGCKKQDRRSQQIVYERYGRVMYGICLRYSSDAETAQDLLHDGFIKVFTHIVSYEGKGSFEGWMKRIFINLALETIRKDKIKKQYSEDIENLSDADEIRDDSDDDIDKISESELMKMVQELPQGYRSVFNLYAIEEYSHKEISEALGIAEGTSRSQYIRARLLLQEKVKAYLKKQ from the coding sequence ATGGAAGAATTGCAGCTAATACAGGGATGCAAGAAACAAGATCGTAGGTCACAGCAAATCGTTTACGAACGATATGGGCGTGTGATGTATGGGATATGTCTTCGCTATTCGTCGGATGCCGAAACGGCTCAGGATTTATTGCATGATGGATTTATAAAGGTTTTTACACATATTGTCTCTTACGAAGGAAAAGGTTCGTTTGAGGGATGGATGAAACGGATTTTTATAAATTTGGCGTTGGAAACAATTCGAAAAGATAAGATAAAGAAACAATATTCGGAAGATATTGAAAATCTATCGGATGCAGATGAAATAAGGGATGATTCGGATGATGATATAGACAAAATATCGGAGTCGGAGTTGATGAAGATGGTACAAGAATTGCCTCAGGGGTATAGATCGGTTTTCAATTTATATGCTATAGAGGAATATTCGCATAAAGAAATTAGTGAGGCTTTGGGTATAGCCGAAGGAACATCCCGCTCACAATATATTCGAGCGAGATTATTATTGCAAGAAAAGGTTAAAGCATATTTAAAAAAACAATGA
- a CDS encoding ATP-dependent RecD-like DNA helicase, which yields MSLNSFFLNQIKKNFQFEPTSEQAEALDMITDFLFSRVSDSIFLLKGYAGTGKSSLIGALVKTMTDFEQKTVLLAPTGRAAKVFSSYSSHPAFTIHKKIYRQKRFSGEASGFVPMDNLHKDTLFIVDEASMISNDGIDSFSFGTGRVLDDLIHYVYGGENCRLLLIGDEAQLPPVMQESSPALQIDILKGYGLDVLSTTMTQIVRQAGNSGILFNATHIRNALLENTTELFPKLKLDGFDDIRKVSGEELIDEISAAYDRDGIEETMIVSRSNKRANIYNEGVRNRILYREEELSSGDMLMVTKNNYFWTENIEQVDFLANGELLEILRVRRTQEIYGFRFCDVLVKHPDYDIELEIKILIDTLHSETTGLSQEKNAELFYNILEDYADITTKNGKMQKMKVDPFYNAVQVKYGYAVTCHKAQGGEWTNVFLDIGYITEEHLGINFYRWLYTALTRASKRLYLVNLPDEFL from the coding sequence ATGTCTTTAAATAGTTTTTTCTTAAATCAGATCAAAAAGAATTTTCAGTTCGAGCCAACTTCCGAACAGGCAGAAGCTCTGGATATGATTACCGACTTTTTGTTTTCTCGAGTATCTGATAGTATATTTCTCTTGAAAGGGTATGCCGGAACGGGTAAATCCTCATTAATTGGAGCTTTGGTGAAAACTATGACTGACTTTGAGCAAAAAACAGTGCTGCTTGCACCCACAGGACGTGCAGCAAAAGTCTTTTCGAGCTACTCCAGTCACCCTGCATTTACGATCCATAAAAAGATATACAGACAAAAACGGTTTTCGGGCGAAGCTTCAGGATTTGTTCCTATGGATAATCTACACAAAGATACTTTATTTATTGTAGATGAAGCATCGATGATTAGTAATGATGGCATTGACTCTTTTAGTTTTGGAACGGGACGTGTTTTGGACGACTTAATTCATTATGTATATGGTGGTGAAAATTGCCGTTTGTTACTTATTGGAGATGAGGCTCAGTTGCCCCCCGTAATGCAGGAGTCGAGTCCGGCTTTGCAGATAGATATTTTGAAGGGGTATGGACTTGATGTTTTGAGTACTACAATGACGCAGATTGTGAGGCAAGCCGGAAATTCGGGGATATTATTTAATGCAACTCATATACGCAATGCGTTGCTGGAGAATACAACTGAATTGTTTCCCAAGCTGAAACTGGATGGCTTTGATGATATACGAAAGGTTTCGGGCGAAGAATTGATTGACGAAATATCGGCAGCCTATGATCGCGATGGTATTGAGGAAACTATGATTGTATCGCGTTCCAATAAGCGAGCCAATATTTATAATGAAGGAGTACGTAACCGAATCTTATATCGTGAAGAAGAATTGTCGTCAGGAGATATGTTGATGGTCACAAAAAATAATTATTTTTGGACTGAAAATATTGAGCAGGTCGATTTTTTGGCAAATGGCGAATTGCTTGAGATTTTAAGAGTTAGAAGGACACAAGAAATTTATGGTTTTCGGTTTTGCGATGTTTTGGTGAAGCATCCCGATTATGATATCGAATTGGAGATAAAGATACTTATAGATACCTTGCATTCGGAAACAACAGGTCTTTCGCAAGAAAAAAATGCCGAGTTGTTTTATAATATATTAGAGGATTATGCTGATATTACAACCAAGAATGGCAAAATGCAGAAAATGAAAGTGGATCCTTTCTATAATGCCGTTCAAGTAAAGTACGGATATGCAGTTACTTGCCATAAAGCACAAGGAGGAGAGTGGACAAATGTTTTTCTTGATATAGGGTATATTACCGAAGAACATTTAGGAATTAATTTCTACCGTTGGTTATATACTGCCTTAACTCGTGCCTCTAAACGACTTTATTTGGTAAATTTGCCGGATGAATTTCTGTAA
- a CDS encoding DUF3822 family protein — MFLPDNIDLGKSEKYILTIRITPNGLSFSIHEPRMGGNYCYREKSFSNESDRLSNIQRIIFDYNFLTQVFKQTNVVFVSKEYDIAPQYLFEKNKKEALYNFTHQEQVEQVLISPDPIQQNITLFNADKEIYKFLMRSLYNPHFFHHSNLLMKYIEGKNRMTEKRSKMYLNFHNEFLDVFCYDEASQLLHAITFQHENEHNLIYFILNIWDKCNFDQNQDYLYILEDFAGSEKSVIPLLRDYIKRIETVGVPSEVEFMGTDSRKAPLDLLILATL; from the coding sequence ATGTTTTTACCTGACAATATTGATCTCGGAAAATCGGAAAAATATATCCTGACAATCCGTATAACACCCAACGGTTTATCGTTCTCCATACATGAACCTCGCATGGGTGGTAACTATTGTTATCGGGAGAAATCTTTTTCGAACGAGTCTGACAGGCTTAGCAATATACAACGCATCATATTCGATTATAATTTTCTGACACAGGTCTTCAAACAAACAAATGTAGTTTTTGTTTCGAAAGAATATGACATTGCACCTCAATATCTGTTTGAAAAGAATAAGAAAGAAGCTTTATACAACTTTACTCATCAAGAACAAGTAGAGCAGGTACTGATAAGCCCCGATCCGATTCAACAAAATATCACATTATTTAATGCAGATAAGGAAATCTATAAATTCTTGATGCGCAGTTTATACAACCCCCATTTCTTTCATCATTCCAATTTACTGATGAAATACATCGAGGGAAAAAATCGTATGACAGAAAAGAGATCAAAAATGTACCTCAATTTTCACAACGAATTTTTGGATGTATTTTGCTATGATGAGGCATCACAACTTCTGCATGCAATAACCTTCCAACACGAAAATGAGCATAATCTGATATATTTTATCCTAAATATCTGGGATAAATGCAATTTTGACCAGAATCAGGATTACCTTTATATCCTTGAGGACTTTGCAGGTTCCGAGAAGTCGGTTATTCCACTCCTTCGCGATTATATCAAACGCATAGAAACCGTGGGAGTACCCAGTGAAGTTGAATTTATGGGAACAGACAGCAGAAAAGCCCCTCTTGATTTATTAATATTAGCAACCCTATGA
- a CDS encoding RsmD family RNA methyltransferase, which produces MRIVSGRYKGRRLDLPKNFKARPTTDFAKENLFNILSNSIDWEDVKALDLFGGTGSISFELVSRGCPQVTCVEKYPPNYSFIEKTKGLLDAKELRIFKMDVFKFLEISKDQFDFIFADPPYDLPFLKEVPKLIIEKNLLKPGGTFIMEHSKSDDFSSSPFYKEKRVYGSVNFSIFEKEEDAE; this is translated from the coding sequence ATGAGAATTGTTAGCGGACGATATAAAGGTCGTAGATTAGACCTTCCTAAGAACTTTAAAGCAAGACCAACTACCGATTTTGCCAAGGAGAATTTATTTAACATACTAAGTAATTCTATTGATTGGGAAGATGTAAAAGCATTGGACTTGTTTGGAGGAACAGGCAGTATAAGCTTCGAACTTGTATCAAGAGGATGCCCTCAGGTTACCTGTGTCGAAAAATACCCACCTAACTATTCATTTATCGAAAAGACTAAAGGTTTACTTGATGCCAAGGAACTGCGAATCTTCAAAATGGATGTTTTTAAGTTTCTTGAAATATCTAAAGACCAGTTTGATTTTATATTTGCAGATCCACCTTACGATTTGCCTTTCCTTAAAGAGGTTCCAAAACTCATTATAGAGAAAAATCTACTTAAACCGGGAGGTACCTTTATCATGGAACACTCTAAATCTGATGATTTTTCGTCTTCGCCTTTTTACAAAGAAAAGAGAGTGTATGGCAGTGTCAATTTTTCTATTTTCGAAAAAGAAGAAGATGCTGAATGA
- a CDS encoding glycosyltransferase family 2 protein, whose translation MISICIPIYNNDVTTLVTDLYLQCEALDCLYEIILIDDASRSHFQKINRKLAEFDNISYEELPINISRSAIRNLFPHKAAYPYLLFIDNDALLCSPHFISTYLRLRSPGVICYGGCKYLPCYSPEYYLRWLYGVEREAISIKERQQDSDKFFSTFNFMIDKRVLLLHPFNEDLQEYGYEDVMFHSTIIEQGFHITQVDNPLIHTGLISNEEFLERTRISIQNLYSLQQSKTSNNSDLSNTVKLLQTKNLIDKLKLTYIISILFRLMKNRFIKNLLGKKPSLFILDLYKLGYLCNYSK comes from the coding sequence ATGATTTCGATATGTATTCCCATATATAACAATGACGTTACCACTCTGGTAACAGACCTATACCTGCAATGCGAGGCTCTGGACTGTTTATATGAAATAATATTGATTGATGACGCTTCGAGATCACACTTTCAAAAGATCAATCGAAAGTTAGCAGAATTTGACAACATATCTTACGAAGAACTTCCGATAAACATCAGTAGATCGGCTATTCGAAATTTATTTCCTCACAAGGCAGCATACCCTTACCTTCTATTTATAGATAATGATGCACTTTTGTGTTCTCCCCATTTCATCTCAACCTATCTCCGATTGCGGTCACCCGGAGTTATCTGTTATGGAGGTTGCAAATATTTGCCTTGTTATAGTCCGGAATATTATTTGCGATGGCTTTACGGTGTAGAGAGAGAGGCTATCTCGATAAAAGAACGCCAACAAGACTCTGATAAATTCTTTTCTACATTCAATTTCATGATAGATAAGAGGGTATTATTGCTTCATCCATTCAACGAGGATCTACAAGAATATGGGTATGAAGATGTAATGTTCCACTCAACAATAATAGAACAGGGGTTTCATATTACCCAAGTTGACAATCCTCTAATCCATACAGGACTGATATCCAATGAGGAGTTTCTTGAAAGAACCCGAATATCTATTCAAAACTTATATTCATTACAACAATCCAAAACAAGTAACAATTCCGATTTGTCAAACACGGTGAAACTGCTTCAAACAAAGAATCTGATTGACAAATTGAAACTCACTTATATAATTTCTATACTATTTAGATTGATGAAAAATCGTTTCATTAAGAATCTTTTAGGAAAGAAACCCAGTTTATTTATTCTCGATCTGTATAAACTCGGTTATCTTTGTAATTATTCTAAGTAG
- a CDS encoding DUF4924 family protein — translation MLIAKQKKNENIAEYLLYMWQVEDIIRAHKLDIESIQKNIIDKFEQPDDIKNEIRDWYEGLIEMMKLESKTESGHLQINQNIIIDLTDLHLRLLKSPKEPEYIASYYKTLPFIVELRSKSEDKSTPELETCFAALYGFLLLRLQQKEISGETQAAISQISSLLRMLSNRYHLDKEGKLEI, via the coding sequence ATGCTGATAGCCAAACAAAAGAAAAACGAAAATATTGCAGAATATTTGCTATATATGTGGCAAGTTGAAGATATAATAAGGGCACATAAACTTGATATCGAATCTATTCAAAAGAATATTATAGACAAGTTTGAGCAACCGGATGATATAAAGAATGAAATCAGAGATTGGTACGAAGGCTTAATCGAGATGATGAAACTCGAAAGTAAGACAGAAAGCGGACATCTTCAGATCAATCAAAATATTATAATCGACCTTACCGATCTTCATTTGAGATTGCTTAAGTCGCCTAAAGAACCCGAGTATATTGCCAGTTACTATAAGACTCTGCCATTTATTGTAGAGCTGAGATCTAAATCAGAGGATAAAAGTACTCCTGAACTCGAAACTTGCTTTGCCGCGTTATACGGATTCTTATTATTAAGATTGCAACAAAAGGAAATTTCAGGTGAAACACAGGCTGCAATATCTCAGATAAGTTCTTTGCTTAGGATGCTATCTAACAGATATCATTTAGACAAAGAAGGTAAGTTGGAGATATAA
- the rfbD gene encoding dTDP-4-dehydrorhamnose reductase — translation MAFFSGNKQADDEDKSAKNIFVFQLVPKNVLVTGANGQLGSELRRVTADHEANLNFIFTDVAELDITNLQAVEQFVKDNNIKYIVNCAAYTAVDKAEDDIELCYKINKEATRNLGIAATNNEAKVIHTSTDYVFDGTGNRPYLETDPVNPKSVYGKSKHEGEAALLEVCPDSIVIRTAWLYSIYGNNFVKTMIKLGKERDALNVVADQTGSPTNAADLAKAIVKILDHSESYNHFKAGIYHYTNEGVTSWYDFTVAIHKLAGITTCKVSPITTDQYPTRASRPNYSVLDKNKIKATFELEIPQWEDSLKVCVDELNK, via the coding sequence ATGGCATTTTTCTCAGGAAATAAACAAGCTGATGATGAAGACAAATCAGCAAAAAATATATTCGTTTTTCAATTAGTTCCCAAGAACGTACTGGTAACAGGTGCTAACGGTCAATTAGGCAGTGAACTTAGACGTGTAACAGCCGATCATGAGGCTAATTTGAATTTTATCTTCACCGACGTCGCCGAATTAGACATCACCAACCTACAAGCTGTTGAACAATTTGTAAAAGATAATAATATCAAATACATTGTAAACTGTGCTGCATATACAGCTGTTGATAAAGCCGAAGATGATATTGAGCTATGTTATAAAATAAACAAAGAGGCTACACGTAATCTAGGAATAGCAGCAACCAACAATGAAGCTAAAGTAATTCATACTTCTACCGATTATGTATTTGACGGTACAGGAAACCGACCTTATCTGGAAACCGATCCGGTAAATCCTAAATCGGTATATGGAAAATCAAAACATGAAGGTGAAGCTGCTTTACTCGAAGTATGCCCCGATTCTATTGTTATCCGCACAGCATGGTTGTATTCTATTTATGGAAACAATTTCGTAAAAACGATGATTAAACTGGGTAAAGAAAGAGACGCTCTGAATGTCGTTGCCGATCAGACAGGCAGCCCTACCAATGCTGCTGATTTAGCTAAAGCAATAGTGAAAATATTAGACCATAGCGAATCATACAATCACTTCAAAGCGGGTATTTATCATTATACGAACGAAGGAGTTACCTCGTGGTATGATTTTACTGTAGCCATTCACAAATTAGCGGGCATCACAACTTGTAAAGTGAGCCCTATTACTACTGACCAATACCCAACGAGAGCAAGTCGTCCGAATTATAGTGTTTTAGATAAAAATAAGATAAAAGCGACTTTCGAATTAGAAATCCCTCAATGGGAAGATAGTTTGAAGGTTTGTGTAGACGAACTAAACAAGTAA
- a CDS encoding MarC family protein encodes MDINFTQILSVFVVLFALIDVLGSVPIFLNFQQKGEDVNPKQAAIYSFVIMTAFLFVGELILHLFNVDVSSFAIAGALVIFIISVEMIFGIEVFRNDAPAGSTTLVPIVFPLIAGPGTFTALLSMRAEFHVSNIIIGLLLNMIIVFLVLKNLKFVKRLLGVGGVYVMRKFFGIILMGIAVKLFTTNLHILLQSFSN; translated from the coding sequence ATGGATATAAATTTCACCCAGATACTAAGCGTCTTTGTTGTATTATTTGCTCTGATTGATGTATTAGGATCAGTTCCTATTTTTCTCAATTTTCAACAAAAGGGCGAAGATGTTAATCCAAAACAAGCTGCTATCTATTCTTTTGTAATAATGACTGCATTCCTCTTTGTGGGCGAATTGATCTTACATTTATTTAATGTGGATGTGTCTTCATTTGCCATTGCCGGAGCATTGGTTATATTTATTATATCTGTTGAAATGATCTTCGGAATAGAAGTTTTTAGGAATGATGCCCCTGCTGGGTCTACCACTCTGGTTCCTATTGTATTTCCCCTAATTGCAGGTCCTGGAACATTTACCGCATTATTATCGATGCGGGCTGAATTTCATGTCAGTAATATTATTATCGGACTTCTACTGAATATGATAATCGTATTCTTGGTTCTGAAAAATCTAAAATTTGTCAAACGACTTTTAGGGGTTGGAGGTGTGTATGTGATGCGTAAGTTCTTCGGTATCATCCTGATGGGTATTGCAGTAAAACTATTTACTACTAATTTGCATATTCTGTTACAATCATTTTCTAATTGA
- a CDS encoding acetyl-CoA carboxylase biotin carboxyl carrier protein subunit — MIMNKQNTTQKQLVALDLDNSKEYGFKIGENNTYTIGDKKLNAYMEETSDGFTFMNVNGVSYPVEIVAQKQNEYEILINGISYCFSVETPFSLQRRKVLSSQASESSTILLKAPMPGKILDVLVKTGDTVKAGDTLVILEAMKMQNAILASTKAIVKKVVVKVGDTTSKSDLLIELEKDS, encoded by the coding sequence ATGATAATGAACAAGCAAAATACAACTCAAAAACAATTGGTTGCTCTGGATTTAGATAATTCTAAAGAATATGGGTTTAAGATTGGAGAAAACAATACATATACGATTGGCGATAAGAAGCTAAACGCATACATGGAAGAAACTTCCGATGGATTTACTTTTATGAATGTCAATGGTGTAAGTTATCCCGTAGAAATAGTTGCTCAGAAGCAAAACGAATACGAGATTCTGATCAATGGTATCAGCTATTGTTTTTCGGTAGAGACTCCATTCTCATTGCAGCGAAGAAAAGTATTGAGTTCGCAGGCTAGTGAGTCTTCTACAATTTTACTTAAAGCACCTATGCCCGGTAAAATATTGGATGTACTGGTGAAAACAGGCGATACAGTAAAAGCCGGCGATACTTTAGTAATCTTGGAAGCAATGAAGATGCAGAATGCTATCTTGGCAAGTACTAAAGCCATTGTCAAAAAAGTAGTAGTGAAAGTGGGTGATACTACAAGCAAAAGCGACCTACTTATAGAATTGGAAAAAGATAGCTAA
- a CDS encoding acetyl/propionyl/methylcrotonyl-CoA carboxylase subunit alpha produces the protein MKQKNKIKSILIANRGEIAIRIAKTAKIMGITAVGIRTLKEPNALYLSAVDKVVDFPDIDNGGIPEFLDIESLVLLAKRNHIDAIHPGYGYLSENAQFATRCTEEGIVFIGPSPRIIQNMGDKVIAKEIAAKNNVPMLGGSNGSVDTLEEALDVAEKIGFPLIIKASAGGGGRGMRVVYKKSEMKQMYFSASSEAQNAFNNPSVFIERFLENPKHIEFQIVGDSHGNVIHLGERECSVQRKHQKLLEEAPSPALSEELREKMATAAVSLAKGAGYISLGTVEFLLDKQGNFFFMEMNTRVQVEHPVTEMITGLDLIELQIRIANGEKLPITQSDVKLNGWAIECRINAEDVQSGFSPCTGIIKGLRTPEGEGIRVDKGVIAGSEITPYFDSMVAKLIVHAKDRPTVIENTLKALNDFHIKGIKTTIPFCKAVLHNEVFKGGSFDTSFIEKDMDSLVFHEKDEALFAALLAISNYRKENEPIKEEKQVLDMWSLRNRINNM, from the coding sequence ATGAAACAAAAGAATAAGATAAAATCAATATTAATAGCCAATCGTGGTGAGATAGCTATTCGCATAGCTAAGACTGCCAAAATAATGGGGATTACTGCGGTGGGTATTCGTACACTTAAAGAGCCCAATGCTCTTTATTTGTCGGCAGTAGATAAAGTTGTCGATTTTCCCGATATAGATAATGGCGGTATTCCCGAATTTCTGGATATAGAATCATTGGTGTTATTAGCCAAAAGAAATCATATCGATGCTATTCATCCGGGATATGGTTATCTGTCTGAAAATGCACAGTTTGCAACTCGTTGTACCGAAGAAGGTATTGTATTTATAGGGCCTTCGCCCCGTATTATTCAAAATATGGGTGATAAGGTAATTGCCAAAGAAATAGCTGCAAAAAATAATGTTCCTATGTTGGGTGGAAGCAATGGAAGTGTTGATACACTAGAAGAAGCATTGGATGTTGCCGAAAAGATAGGTTTTCCACTTATCATAAAAGCTTCTGCCGGAGGTGGTGGACGTGGTATGCGTGTGGTTTATAAGAAATCGGAAATGAAGCAGATGTATTTCTCAGCTTCATCTGAAGCCCAAAATGCATTTAATAATCCGTCGGTATTTATTGAGCGTTTTTTGGAGAATCCCAAACATATCGAATTTCAGATAGTGGGTGACTCACACGGAAATGTAATCCATCTCGGAGAACGTGAATGTTCTGTACAACGCAAACATCAAAAACTGTTAGAGGAAGCTCCATCACCTGCTCTATCCGAAGAACTTCGTGAAAAAATGGCTACTGCTGCCGTTTCTCTAGCGAAAGGTGCAGGATATATCAGTCTGGGGACAGTTGAGTTTCTGCTTGATAAACAAGGTAATTTCTTTTTTATGGAAATGAATACCCGTGTTCAGGTAGAGCATCCTGTTACGGAAATGATAACAGGTCTTGATTTGATCGAATTGCAGATACGGATAGCCAATGGCGAAAAACTTCCTATTACTCAAAGTGATGTGAAACTAAATGGTTGGGCTATCGAATGTCGTATCAATGCCGAGGATGTGCAATCGGGATTTTCACCCTGTACAGGAATCATTAAAGGATTAAGAACTCCCGAAGGCGAAGGCATAAGAGTGGATAAAGGAGTTATAGCCGGTTCTGAAATTACTCCCTATTTCGATTCGATGGTTGCTAAATTGATTGTACATGCTAAAGACCGTCCGACAGTTATCGAAAATACATTGAAGGCGTTGAATGATTTTCATATTAAGGGAATCAAAACAACAATTCCATTCTGTAAAGCTGTTCTTCATAATGAAGTTTTCAAAGGAGGAAGTTTTGATACCTCATTTATTGAAAAGGATATGGATTCTCTTGTTTTTCATGAAAAAGATGAAGCTCTCTTTGCTGCCTTATTAGCTATCTCGAATTATCGAAAAGAGAATGAGCCGATCAAAGAAGAAAAACAAGTATTGGATATGTGGTCTTTGAGAAACAGAATTAATAATATGTAA
- a CDS encoding acyl-CoA carboxylase subunit beta: MRKIYEQFVAREKLLNKQYGEAYYKRQHQRGKLTARERILLLFDEGTFEETDAYTPPVGGGSFGKSVEALGDGVVTGYGSVNGRLVYAYSQDFSVLGGSLGISHAAKIVKIQDMALKTGAPVVGLIDSGGARIQEGVSSLNGYADIFKRNVMSSGVIPQISVIMGPAAGGAVYSPALTDFIFMTADTSYMFVTGPNVVKEVLNETVSTEDLGGASVHGTKSGVADFVYNDDENTILGVKKLLSYLPSNNMENPPLIQSEDPVSRVEESLRNIVPDDPDKPYDVKDIVKLIVDKGEFLEVAENHAANIFTAFARLDGQVVGIVANQPKVMAGTLDIDSSIKAARFINICDSFNIPIITLEDVPGFLPGTDQEHDGIIRHGAKLLYAYTYATVPKITVILRKAYGGAYIVMNSKGIGGDFSFAWPTAEIAVMGPDGAIAILYRKELSESENPVVLKKELTQKYREEVTNPYIADEKGFVDEVIDPALTRHKIIRSLKTLERKTEYKPKRKHGNMPL; this comes from the coding sequence ATGAGAAAAATTTACGAACAATTTGTAGCTCGCGAAAAGCTATTAAATAAACAGTATGGTGAAGCATACTATAAAAGACAACATCAGCGAGGAAAGTTAACGGCCCGCGAACGTATTCTGTTATTGTTCGATGAAGGAACATTCGAAGAAACAGATGCTTATACACCTCCAGTAGGAGGCGGTTCGTTTGGTAAATCGGTTGAAGCTTTAGGTGATGGAGTCGTTACCGGATACGGATCTGTAAACGGAAGATTGGTCTATGCCTATTCACAAGACTTTAGTGTATTGGGAGGCTCATTGGGTATTTCGCATGCCGCTAAAATTGTAAAAATACAGGATATGGCTCTAAAAACCGGAGCACCTGTTGTCGGGCTTATTGATTCGGGTGGTGCCCGTATTCAAGAGGGGGTAAGCAGCTTGAATGGTTACGCTGATATTTTCAAACGGAATGTAATGTCATCGGGGGTAATCCCTCAGATTTCAGTAATAATGGGACCTGCTGCTGGAGGTGCAGTATACTCTCCAGCTCTTACCGATTTTATATTTATGACGGCTGACACAAGCTATATGTTTGTAACAGGTCCTAATGTGGTAAAAGAAGTTCTGAACGAAACAGTATCTACCGAAGATTTAGGAGGTGCATCTGTTCACGGAACTAAATCGGGTGTTGCTGACTTTGTTTACAATGACGATGAAAATACGATCTTGGGAGTAAAGAAACTTCTTTCTTATCTGCCATCCAATAATATGGAGAATCCTCCACTGATACAATCGGAAGATCCTGTCAGCAGGGTAGAGGAGAGCTTGAGAAATATCGTACCCGATGATCCCGATAAACCTTATGATGTAAAAGATATTGTAAAGCTGATTGTCGACAAAGGCGAATTTTTGGAAGTTGCCGAAAACCATGCAGCCAATATATTTACAGCATTTGCCCGTCTGGATGGTCAGGTGGTAGGTATTGTAGCCAATCAGCCTAAAGTAATGGCTGGTACATTGGATATTGACTCGTCCATAAAAGCGGCTCGTTTTATCAATATTTGTGATTCATTTAATATACCTATTATAACACTGGAGGATGTTCCCGGATTTTTACCCGGAACAGATCAGGAGCATGATGGTATTATTCGTCATGGAGCGAAATTACTATACGCATATACTTATGCAACAGTTCCCAAGATTACAGTAATCTTGCGTAAAGCTTACGGTGGTGCATATATCGTAATGAATAGCAAAGGTATTGGTGGCGATTTTAGTTTTGCATGGCCTACAGCCGAAATTGCAGTAATGGGACCCGATGGAGCAATTGCCATCCTTTACAGAAAAGAGTTGAGCGAATCGGAAAATCCGGTGGTGCTTAAAAAGGAACTGACTCAGAAATACAGGGAAGAGGTAACCAACCCTTATATTGCTGATGAAAAAGGATTTGTAGATGAGGTTATTGATCCGGCTCTGACTCGCCATAAAATAATCAGATCTTTAAAGACTCTCGAAAGAAAGACCGAATATAAGCCAAAACGCAAACATGGCAATATGCCTCTTTAA